From Providencia sp. R33, a single genomic window includes:
- a CDS encoding TSUP family transporter encodes MDWLTAVAPEVYALLFFVALFAGFIDSIAGGGGLLTIPALLSVGITPVEALATNKLQAVGGSFSSTLYFVRRKAIDLREQIFPFIMTMFGAMLGAIVIQMIDTAFLKQLLPVLVICVGLYFLLTPSIGVQDRQQRVSMPFFGVAIGMTLGFYDGAFGPGTGSFLALGYVLLLGYNLAKATAHAKLLNFASNFGSLVFFIIGGHVLWMLGFVMLAGQMIGARLGARLVLTKGQKLIRPMIVVISLLMSIKLLHDSHGDMIKAWFLSLF; translated from the coding sequence ATGGATTGGCTAACCGCCGTTGCACCTGAAGTTTATGCCTTACTTTTCTTTGTTGCACTTTTTGCTGGTTTTATTGATTCTATTGCGGGCGGTGGCGGGTTATTAACGATACCTGCGCTGTTGTCTGTTGGTATCACACCAGTTGAAGCGTTAGCGACCAATAAGCTCCAAGCAGTTGGCGGGTCATTTTCTTCCACTTTATATTTTGTTAGGCGCAAAGCGATTGACCTACGCGAGCAAATTTTCCCCTTCATTATGACAATGTTTGGTGCGATGCTCGGGGCGATTGTTATTCAAATGATCGATACTGCTTTCCTTAAACAGTTGCTTCCTGTATTGGTTATCTGTGTCGGTCTCTATTTTTTATTAACGCCGTCAATCGGTGTGCAAGATAGGCAACAACGTGTGAGCATGCCATTTTTTGGCGTGGCTATCGGAATGACTCTGGGCTTCTATGATGGCGCATTTGGGCCAGGTACAGGCTCATTTTTGGCATTAGGCTATGTATTGCTGCTCGGTTATAATCTGGCAAAAGCTACAGCTCATGCAAAATTACTCAACTTCGCCTCCAATTTCGGCTCTTTAGTGTTTTTTATTATCGGAGGTCATGTTCTTTGGATGCTCGGTTTTGTTATGCTGGCGGGCCAAATGATAGGCGCGCGGTTAGGCGCTCGTTTGGTGTTAACTAAAGGACAAAAACTGATCAGGCCGATGATTGTGGTGATTTCGTTGTTGATGAGTATTAAGTTACTCCACGATAGCCATGGTGATATGATTAAAGCTTGGTTCCTCTCATTATTTTAA
- a CDS encoding elongation factor P hydroxylase, with product MSKHNYQDLIEIFDGCFGETYNTKLVKGDDEPIYLPADEAVPYHRIVFAHGFFTSGLHEISHWCIAGEARRQQVDYGYWYCPDGRDEKTQCEFEVVEIKPQALDWLFCVAVGIPFNVSCDNLEGNFEPDRIAFMRKVHAQVMTYLQNGIPERPLCFINALQSFYNTPPLCAEDFPYPEDIFA from the coding sequence ATGAGTAAACATAATTATCAGGACTTGATTGAGATTTTTGATGGATGTTTTGGTGAAACCTATAACACCAAGCTGGTAAAAGGGGACGATGAACCCATTTATTTACCTGCCGATGAGGCCGTTCCTTATCACCGCATTGTGTTTGCCCATGGCTTTTTTACCAGCGGGTTACATGAAATTTCTCACTGGTGTATTGCGGGTGAAGCCCGACGCCAGCAGGTAGATTACGGTTATTGGTACTGCCCTGATGGGCGTGATGAAAAAACGCAATGTGAGTTTGAAGTCGTTGAAATAAAACCTCAAGCTCTTGATTGGCTGTTTTGTGTTGCGGTAGGCATTCCTTTTAATGTCAGTTGCGATAACTTGGAAGGGAATTTTGAACCCGATCGCATCGCATTTATGCGCAAAGTTCATGCACAAGTGATGACTTATTTGCAAAATGGCATTCCTGAGCGCCCATTGTGCTTTATTAATGCGTTACAATCGTTTTACAATACGCCTCCACTTTGTGCAGAAGACTTTCCCTATCCGGAAGACATTTTTGCCTAA
- a CDS encoding YfcL family protein, protein MLADLETRILTKIDDMVEHASDDELFAGGYLRGHLTLAVAELEEENETSSEALYQRVEESIQTAIKAGELTPPDQILVLGMWKNLLNNAI, encoded by the coding sequence ATGCTTGCGGATTTAGAAACACGCATACTGACAAAAATTGATGATATGGTTGAACACGCTAGCGACGATGAATTATTCGCGGGCGGTTATCTGCGTGGTCACTTAACCCTTGCTGTGGCTGAGCTTGAAGAAGAAAACGAAACTAGCTCAGAAGCGTTGTATCAACGCGTTGAAGAAAGCATTCAAACTGCCATTAAAGCGGGTGAGTTAACACCCCCTGACCAAATTTTGGTTTTAGGTATGTGGAAAAATTTATTAAATAACGCAATTTAA
- a CDS encoding GNAT family N-acetyltransferase, producing the protein MAHIRLAKSADAKYLPAVEASAGQAFTSIEKYKWLAEGDGQTEQDHLDCIAEQLEWVAVNDSGEPIGFINAESHHDSLFICEVSVCQQWQGQGLGKQLIKQVLDAALARNITTVTLTTCRDVPWNAPYYQRLGFEILNKSQLTDTLRDILQYEIDAGFQATDRCAMAIQLA; encoded by the coding sequence ATGGCGCATATTCGCTTAGCAAAATCGGCAGATGCTAAATACCTCCCTGCTGTTGAAGCTTCCGCTGGGCAGGCATTTACGAGTATTGAAAAATATAAATGGCTTGCTGAAGGCGATGGACAAACTGAGCAAGACCACCTTGATTGTATTGCCGAGCAATTAGAATGGGTGGCGGTGAATGATAGCGGTGAACCGATTGGTTTTATTAATGCTGAAAGCCATCATGATAGCCTGTTTATTTGCGAGGTTTCAGTCTGCCAGCAATGGCAAGGGCAGGGGCTGGGTAAACAACTGATTAAGCAGGTTTTAGATGCAGCTTTGGCGCGTAATATTACGACTGTAACCTTGACCACTTGCCGTGATGTCCCTTGGAATGCACCTTATTACCAACGCTTAGGCTTTGAAATATTAAATAAAAGCCAATTGACTGACACACTGCGCGATATTTTGCAGTATGAAATCGACGCAGGGTTCCAAGCAACAGACCGCTGTGCGATGGCAATTCAATTAGCTTAA
- the mnmC gene encoding bifunctional tRNA (5-methylaminomethyl-2-thiouridine)(34)-methyltransferase MnmD/FAD-dependent 5-carboxymethylaminomethyl-2-thiouridine(34) oxidoreductase MnmC, producing MKKSAVQTARLSWNDEGTPMSEQFADIYFSNQSGLEESRHVFLHGNHFPERFKTHSDETCVIAETGFGTGLNFLVLWQSFMQFKAQNPQSPLKRLHFISFEQFPLTKSDLIAAHHCWPELSALSTELCENWPPALAGNQRIILENGDITLDLWFGDINEQISLLKDNLNNKIDAWFLDGFAPSKNPQMWSEQVFAAMAIFARKGATFSTFTVAGFVKRGLQQAGFTLQKVKGFGQKREMLTGTLTENSYQHSMPWSKRQPADNPTDIAIIGGGLASLTTAYSLMKRGANVALYCKDTHLAQNASGNRQGAIYPLLTGTNDPLERFFVSAFPFAKRFYHQLATLEIPFDGQWCGVTQLAYNEKIARKIAGMLDTNWPEDFAVGKTHQQLNDICGVDVNYDGIHYPSGGWLCPADLCEGLYHYLQHQGVKFYFNHDVTALEQNERHWQLKITTPEQKELTRVHSTVVIANGHKLRQYSQTVNLPINAVRGQVSHIPTNPTLQQLKNVLCFEGYLTPADNTGKHHCLGASYQRDYLDLNYNEAEQQANRQKLIDNLPDVSWPHEIDISHKQSRQGIRCVIRDHFPLLGNVPNYEQHLAAYHDLQTKIAKSHPVENAPVYPNLFIFGALGSRGLSTAPLCAEILASQIFGQPLPLDDETLTELNPNRFWVKKLRVGRPVKIPY from the coding sequence GTGAAAAAGAGCGCAGTACAAACCGCACGCCTTAGCTGGAATGATGAAGGCACTCCCATGTCTGAGCAATTTGCAGATATCTATTTCTCTAACCAAAGTGGGTTAGAAGAGTCTCGCCATGTTTTTTTGCACGGAAATCATTTCCCTGAGCGTTTTAAGACGCATTCTGATGAAACCTGTGTAATCGCTGAAACAGGGTTTGGTACCGGTTTGAATTTCCTCGTTTTATGGCAATCATTTATGCAGTTCAAAGCTCAGAATCCACAATCTCCTCTTAAGCGGTTACATTTCATTAGTTTTGAGCAATTCCCCCTGACAAAATCGGACTTAATTGCTGCACATCACTGCTGGCCTGAACTTTCGGCGCTATCAACCGAATTATGTGAAAACTGGCCACCTGCATTAGCGGGTAATCAAAGAATTATTTTAGAAAATGGTGATATTACATTAGATTTATGGTTTGGGGATATTAATGAGCAAATATCGCTTCTTAAAGATAATTTAAACAATAAGATAGATGCTTGGTTTTTGGATGGTTTCGCACCTTCTAAAAATCCACAAATGTGGAGCGAACAAGTGTTCGCTGCAATGGCAATTTTTGCACGAAAAGGGGCAACGTTTTCCACATTCACCGTGGCAGGTTTTGTCAAACGCGGGTTGCAACAAGCCGGGTTTACGCTGCAAAAAGTCAAAGGGTTTGGGCAAAAACGCGAAATGCTAACAGGCACATTAACTGAAAATTCTTATCAACATTCAATGCCATGGAGCAAAAGACAACCTGCTGATAACCCAACTGATATCGCCATTATTGGTGGCGGGCTTGCCAGTTTAACAACCGCCTACTCCCTCATGAAACGCGGTGCCAACGTCGCACTGTATTGTAAAGACACTCACCTTGCCCAAAATGCATCGGGTAACCGCCAAGGCGCTATTTACCCTTTATTAACGGGTACGAATGACCCACTGGAGCGTTTTTTTGTCAGTGCTTTTCCGTTTGCTAAACGCTTTTACCACCAGCTTGCCACCTTGGAAATTCCCTTTGATGGCCAGTGGTGTGGCGTTACTCAATTAGCCTATAACGAAAAAATCGCCCGTAAAATTGCAGGGATGCTAGATACGAATTGGCCTGAAGATTTTGCCGTGGGTAAAACCCACCAGCAACTTAATGATATTTGTGGCGTTGATGTCAACTATGATGGTATTCATTACCCATCGGGTGGCTGGCTGTGCCCTGCTGATCTATGCGAGGGCTTATATCATTATCTGCAACACCAAGGTGTTAAGTTTTATTTTAATCATGATGTCACCGCATTAGAACAAAACGAACGTCACTGGCAATTGAAGATAACAACACCTGAGCAAAAAGAGCTAACACGTGTACACTCAACTGTAGTTATTGCGAATGGCCATAAACTGCGCCAATATTCACAAACCGTCAATTTGCCCATAAACGCAGTACGGGGACAAGTCAGCCATATTCCGACCAATCCAACGCTGCAACAGCTTAAAAATGTGTTGTGTTTTGAGGGCTATTTAACCCCTGCGGACAATACAGGCAAGCACCATTGTTTGGGTGCCAGCTATCAACGTGACTACCTCGATTTAAACTACAATGAAGCTGAGCAGCAAGCTAACCGCCAAAAGCTCATTGATAATTTGCCCGATGTTTCATGGCCTCATGAAATTGATATTTCACATAAACAATCGCGCCAAGGCATTCGCTGCGTCATACGTGATCACTTCCCACTTTTAGGAAACGTGCCAAATTATGAGCAACATTTAGCTGCCTATCATGATTTGCAGACAAAAATCGCAAAGAGCCACCCCGTTGAAAATGCGCCCGTTTACCCTAACTTATTTATCTTTGGCGCACTGGGCTCAAGAGGGCTATCCACCGCCCCACTGTGTGCGGAAATTCTTGCCTCTCAGATTTTTGGGCAGCCTCTACCATTAGATGATGAAACGTTGACTGAATTGAACCCAAATCGCTTTTGGGTTAAAAAATTGCGGGTAGGCCGCCCCGTAAAAATACCGTACTAA
- the fabB gene encoding beta-ketoacyl-ACP synthase I: protein MKRAVITGLGIVSSLGNNQEEVLASLKEGRSGITFSEEFKEAGLRSHVWGNVKNLDPKDLIDRKMYRFMSDCSAYAYLSMEQAIADSGLAEEQVSNLRTGIVVGSGGGSPRNQVAGSDGMRAKGLRGVGPYMVTRAMASGISACLATPFKIKGVNYSISSACSTSAHCIGHAVELIQLGKQDVVFAGGGEELSWEMTCEFDAMGALSTKYNETPDKASRTYDKDRDGFVIAGGGGIVVVEELEHALARGAHIYAEIVGYGATSDGADMVAPSGEGAVRCMQMAMQGIDKIDYINTHGTSTPVGDTKELEAIQEVFGDNSPAISATKAMSGHSLGAAGVHEAIYSLLMLEHGFIAPSINVENLDEKAAGLNIVTKPTEQSLNTVMSNSFGFGGTNATLVMSKYKA from the coding sequence ATGAAGCGTGCAGTCATCACTGGTCTAGGTATTGTTTCCAGCCTTGGTAATAACCAGGAAGAAGTACTGGCTTCTCTGAAGGAAGGTCGTTCCGGGATCACTTTCTCAGAAGAATTCAAAGAGGCAGGGCTTCGTAGCCATGTCTGGGGTAATGTCAAAAATTTAGATCCCAAAGACCTGATCGACCGTAAAATGTACCGTTTTATGAGTGATTGTTCCGCGTATGCTTACTTGTCTATGGAACAGGCGATTGCGGATTCAGGTTTAGCTGAAGAACAAGTTTCGAATTTACGTACTGGTATTGTTGTTGGTTCTGGCGGTGGTTCCCCACGTAACCAAGTTGCGGGTTCAGACGGTATGCGAGCTAAAGGCTTACGCGGTGTCGGTCCATACATGGTAACCCGTGCAATGGCATCCGGTATTTCTGCTTGCTTAGCAACACCGTTTAAAATTAAAGGTGTTAACTACTCAATCAGTTCTGCTTGCTCTACATCTGCGCACTGTATCGGTCATGCGGTTGAATTAATTCAACTGGGCAAACAAGATGTGGTTTTCGCGGGTGGTGGTGAAGAACTGAGCTGGGAAATGACTTGTGAGTTCGACGCAATGGGCGCGTTGTCTACCAAGTATAATGAAACGCCAGATAAAGCATCGAGAACTTACGACAAAGACCGTGATGGCTTTGTTATTGCAGGCGGCGGTGGTATTGTTGTCGTTGAAGAGTTAGAACACGCATTAGCGCGTGGTGCGCACATCTACGCTGAAATCGTGGGCTACGGTGCAACATCTGACGGTGCTGACATGGTTGCTCCATCTGGTGAAGGCGCAGTCCGTTGTATGCAAATGGCAATGCAAGGTATTGATAAAATTGATTATATCAACACCCACGGTACATCAACACCTGTTGGTGATACGAAAGAGTTAGAAGCTATCCAAGAAGTGTTTGGTGATAACTCTCCGGCTATTTCTGCAACGAAAGCGATGAGCGGCCACTCACTGGGTGCTGCGGGTGTACATGAAGCTATCTACAGCTTATTAATGTTAGAGCATGGCTTTATTGCGCCAAGCATTAACGTTGAAAACTTAGATGAAAAAGCAGCGGGCTTGAATATCGTCACTAAACCAACAGAACAATCGTTGAACACGGTGATGTCAAACAGCTTTGGCTTTGGTGGTACTAACGCCACATTAGTGATGAGCAAATATAAAGCGTAA
- a CDS encoding tripartite tricarboxylate transporter permease, translated as METWMYLSQGFEVALVPQNILIALIGCFIGTVVGMLPGLGPINGVAILLPLAFALKLPAESALILLATVYLGCEYGGRISSILLNVPGDAAAIMTTLDGYPMAKQGRGGVALSISAVSSFIGSTIAIVGIILFAPLLAQWSLAFGPAEYFALMVFAIACLGSMMSQNPIKSLLAALIGLSLATVGVDANSGEYRFTFDSVHLSDGVQFIVVVIGLFSVSEILLMLESTATGQGLIRKTGRMLFNRKEAKACAGPALRSSFIGFFVGVLPGAGATIASAITYMTEKKISGEKGDFGNGDVRGVAAPEAANNASACGSFIPMLTLGVPGSGTTAVMMGALTLYNITPGPGMFTEQPDIVWGLIAALLIANVVLLIMNIPLIGLFTRMLTVPLWFLVPAIACVSAVGVYAVHSTTFDLLLMMGLGVFGFILRKMNFPLSPLILGFVLGEMLEQNLRRSLSISNGNFDILWSSTISQSLLVLAVLVLVLPPIIKRIRKRKQQHALS; from the coding sequence ATGGAAACTTGGATGTATCTATCGCAAGGTTTTGAGGTCGCCCTTGTTCCTCAAAATATCTTGATTGCCTTAATCGGTTGCTTTATTGGCACCGTAGTAGGCATGTTACCGGGGTTAGGCCCCATTAATGGCGTAGCGATTTTACTGCCACTCGCCTTTGCCTTAAAACTGCCCGCCGAGTCCGCACTAATTTTACTCGCCACTGTTTATTTAGGCTGTGAATATGGCGGCCGGATATCCTCTATTTTACTGAATGTACCCGGTGATGCCGCCGCGATAATGACGACGTTAGATGGTTACCCGATGGCAAAACAAGGCCGAGGTGGCGTAGCGCTGTCAATTTCAGCGGTAAGTTCCTTCATTGGTTCAACCATCGCTATCGTTGGTATTATCTTGTTCGCTCCGTTACTTGCCCAGTGGTCTCTCGCCTTTGGGCCCGCTGAATACTTTGCACTGATGGTATTTGCTATCGCCTGCCTTGGTAGCATGATGAGCCAAAACCCCATTAAATCCCTGCTTGCAGCGTTAATTGGGTTGTCTCTTGCTACTGTTGGGGTAGATGCCAACTCTGGTGAATACCGTTTTACGTTCGATAGCGTGCACTTATCGGATGGTGTGCAATTTATCGTTGTCGTGATTGGTCTGTTCTCCGTCAGCGAAATTCTGCTGATGTTAGAAAGTACGGCGACAGGGCAAGGCTTAATTCGTAAAACAGGCCGCATGCTATTTAATCGCAAAGAAGCCAAAGCCTGTGCAGGCCCAGCTCTGCGCTCGTCATTTATTGGCTTCTTCGTTGGGGTATTACCGGGGGCAGGCGCGACAATTGCCAGCGCCATCACCTACATGACGGAGAAAAAAATCAGTGGTGAAAAAGGTGATTTTGGTAACGGTGATGTGCGCGGTGTTGCAGCACCAGAAGCGGCTAATAACGCCTCCGCGTGTGGTTCATTCATTCCCATGTTGACCCTTGGCGTTCCGGGTTCGGGAACAACCGCAGTCATGATGGGGGCATTGACCCTGTATAACATCACACCAGGGCCTGGAATGTTCACTGAGCAGCCGGACATCGTGTGGGGATTGATCGCCGCCCTGCTGATTGCCAACGTAGTGTTGCTTATCATGAATATTCCATTAATTGGCTTATTCACCCGCATGTTAACGGTACCACTGTGGTTTTTAGTCCCTGCTATCGCATGTGTTTCAGCCGTAGGCGTCTATGCGGTTCACAGTACGACATTTGACTTACTATTGATGATGGGGCTTGGGGTGTTTGGCTTTATTTTACGAAAAATGAACTTCCCTCTTTCCCCACTCATTTTAGGTTTTGTATTAGGCGAAATGTTGGAGCAAAACCTGCGCCGTTCGCTATCTATCAGTAACGGTAATTTCGATATCTTGTGGAGCAGTACCATTTCGCAAAGCTTATTAGTCCTTGCGGTGTTGGTACTGGTACTTCCACCAATTATTAAACGCATTCGCAAACGTAAACAGCAACACGCTCTCTCTTAG
- a CDS encoding tripartite tricarboxylate transporter TctB family protein, whose protein sequence is MSQRIFALVWLILCVIGIYIGWGIQSEFSYEPLGPRPFPVAILSLMAICALALLFGKQEAVEWPKPYVLRRLALLILSLVIYAWAFEWLGFPIATSLLTISVALLFGATPIAAVISGPILGIFLFYAFDKLLDVTLPIGSLLS, encoded by the coding sequence ATGAGCCAACGCATATTTGCCCTAGTCTGGCTGATATTGTGTGTCATCGGAATTTATATCGGCTGGGGGATCCAAAGTGAGTTCTCTTATGAACCACTTGGCCCCCGCCCTTTTCCGGTTGCCATACTCTCCTTAATGGCGATTTGTGCGCTTGCCCTGCTGTTTGGTAAGCAAGAAGCCGTTGAGTGGCCGAAACCTTATGTACTACGCCGCCTTGCACTATTGATTTTATCCTTAGTGATTTATGCATGGGCGTTTGAGTGGTTGGGCTTTCCCATCGCCACCAGTTTATTGACCATCAGTGTCGCGCTGTTATTCGGCGCAACCCCTATCGCCGCGGTGATTTCGGGGCCTATCCTTGGCATCTTTCTCTTCTATGCCTTTGATAAGCTGTTGGATGTGACTCTGCCCATTGGCAGCCTGCTGAGTTAA
- a CDS encoding Bug family tripartite tricarboxylate transporter substrate binding protein translates to MKKFTLNTLATAIFLVGINSAVALPERTECIAPAKPGGGFDLTCKLVQVSMLETKEIEKPMRVTYMPGGIGAVAYNAIVAQRPAEPGTIVAFSGGSLLNLAQGKFGRYNENDVRWLASVGSDYGMIAVRADSPYKSLKDLMDTFKKDPNSIVFGAGGSIGSQDWMKTALLAKAIDIDPRKMRYVAFEGGGETLTALLGNHIQVLSGDISEMTPYINEGKIRILAVYADKRLGDGLADIPTAKEQGYDIVWPIIRGFYMGPKVSDADYNQWVEAFQKLQQTDEFKKQRELRGLFEYNLTGQELDSYVKKEIEQYREQARAFGLAK, encoded by the coding sequence ATGAAAAAGTTCACATTAAACACCTTAGCAACAGCAATATTTTTAGTTGGTATAAACTCCGCAGTTGCGCTCCCTGAGCGGACTGAATGTATCGCCCCTGCCAAACCGGGGGGTGGATTTGATTTAACCTGTAAGCTGGTTCAAGTTTCCATGCTGGAAACCAAAGAAATTGAAAAACCGATGCGAGTGACCTACATGCCTGGTGGAATTGGTGCAGTTGCCTACAATGCCATCGTGGCACAGCGCCCTGCGGAACCAGGGACGATTGTCGCTTTTTCTGGCGGTTCTTTACTCAACCTCGCCCAAGGGAAATTTGGCCGCTATAACGAAAATGATGTGCGTTGGCTTGCCAGTGTGGGCAGCGATTACGGCATGATAGCGGTACGTGCTGACTCCCCGTATAAATCCCTCAAAGACTTGATGGATACCTTTAAAAAAGACCCCAATAGCATTGTCTTCGGTGCGGGTGGTTCTATTGGTAGCCAAGACTGGATGAAGACTGCATTACTCGCTAAAGCTATTGATATTGACCCGCGCAAAATGCGTTATGTTGCCTTTGAAGGCGGCGGGGAAACCTTAACGGCATTGTTAGGTAACCATATTCAAGTGTTATCAGGGGATATCAGCGAAATGACCCCGTATATCAATGAAGGGAAAATTCGCATTCTTGCCGTGTATGCAGACAAACGCCTAGGTGATGGTTTAGCGGATATTCCAACGGCAAAAGAACAAGGCTATGACATTGTTTGGCCGATTATTCGCGGGTTTTATATGGGGCCAAAAGTCTCTGATGCAGATTACAACCAATGGGTTGAAGCCTTCCAAAAACTGCAACAAACCGACGAATTCAAGAAGCAACGCGAGCTGCGTGGGCTATTTGAATACAACTTAACAGGGCAAGAGCTCGATAGCTATGTGAAAAAAGAAATCGAGCAATATCGTGAGCAAGCCCGTGCATTTGGTTTAGCCAAATAA
- the tctD gene encoding transcriptional regulator TctD: MRILLVEDHDELSLWLQKALTSSGFAVDVAPDGAIADQLLQTENYTVVVLDVSLPRMSGLEVLAQMRKRHQETPVLLLTANSDVADRVQGLNAGADDYLTKPFDIAELEARIRALLRRSQGQVNEPQRFGSLCYHEEGYFLLCQEPLGLTPREYSVLNTLFHRRGRPVSKAQLFEQVFSLSDEANLQSIELYVHRVRKKLAGSDVNINTLRGLGYRLEQCSV; encoded by the coding sequence ATGCGAATTTTATTGGTTGAAGATCATGATGAATTATCTTTGTGGCTACAAAAAGCGTTAACATCGTCAGGATTTGCTGTGGATGTTGCACCTGATGGAGCGATTGCGGACCAGTTGTTACAGACCGAAAATTACACCGTAGTCGTTTTGGATGTATCACTTCCGCGAATGAGCGGGCTTGAAGTATTGGCGCAAATGCGAAAACGTCATCAAGAAACGCCCGTTTTATTGCTAACAGCGAATTCCGATGTAGCAGACCGTGTACAAGGGTTGAATGCAGGAGCGGATGATTACCTCACCAAACCGTTTGATATCGCGGAGTTAGAGGCACGAATTCGTGCACTTTTAAGGCGCAGCCAAGGGCAGGTGAATGAACCTCAACGCTTTGGTTCGCTGTGTTACCACGAAGAAGGCTACTTTTTATTGTGCCAAGAGCCATTAGGGCTTACGCCAAGGGAATATTCAGTATTAAACACCTTATTCCATCGACGAGGGCGACCTGTTTCAAAAGCGCAATTATTTGAGCAGGTTTTTTCGTTGTCAGATGAAGCCAATTTACAAAGTATTGAATTATATGTGCACCGCGTGAGAAAAAAACTAGCGGGCTCAGACGTTAATATCAATACGTTACGCGGATTGGGATACCGATTAGAGCAGTGTAGTGTATGA
- a CDS encoding sensor histidine kinase, producing the protein MKLVSHPRSLFHQLLLFFGIPLILLGSVSVYTHYYSAKYASNLAYDRTLLASARTVAERLQVTDGHLSVNVPYVVLDSFELNNNDRIFYQVISPDGETISGYDDLPPIPPYWMRSQHYTALVYFYDAEYKGLPIRIATFFQPINEGGIAGMVEIRVAETVYSRQDLANQLLISALMSQGTVVFLTLLLAYILLSKLLTPLKKLSNLMLGRSANDLTPLPNLLPWSDLSPLIDALNRYISRLKRMVRRQERFSADASHQLKTPLTVLKTQVSVAINTKDESQRQQSLQAINQTLDNTIVLTDRLLQLSRLKAHEKSAVSQYRAINLVEIVHQACFTRLGQAESQRIDLGYEGLDTAWIKGEPILLAEMCANLIDNAIKYTPEGGVVTVRVVNNESTQQLVLEVEDSGPGIPDAKISRSMEAFTRLNNALGKEGAGLGLALVKDIASYHDSEPQLLKSESLGGLLVRIAFTASHAPNR; encoded by the coding sequence ATGAAATTAGTCTCTCATCCACGCTCTCTCTTTCATCAGTTGCTGCTCTTTTTCGGTATCCCGCTCATTTTATTGGGCAGTGTTTCCGTGTATACCCACTATTACAGTGCAAAATATGCATCTAATTTGGCGTATGACCGCACGCTTCTTGCTTCTGCTCGCACGGTCGCGGAAAGGCTGCAAGTTACCGATGGCCACTTATCTGTCAATGTACCCTACGTGGTGCTTGATAGTTTTGAATTAAATAATAACGACAGAATTTTTTACCAAGTTATCTCCCCTGATGGTGAAACTATTTCGGGTTATGATGACCTACCTCCTATCCCCCCTTATTGGATGCGCTCTCAACACTATACCGCTCTCGTTTATTTCTATGATGCGGAATATAAAGGTTTGCCTATTCGTATTGCGACATTTTTTCAGCCCATTAATGAAGGTGGGATTGCGGGAATGGTGGAAATTCGTGTGGCGGAAACTGTCTATTCACGACAAGACCTAGCCAATCAATTATTAATATCGGCATTAATGAGCCAAGGAACGGTGGTGTTTTTAACCTTGTTACTTGCCTATATTTTATTGAGCAAGCTTCTGACCCCATTGAAAAAACTATCAAACTTGATGCTAGGGCGCTCAGCGAATGATTTGACGCCATTGCCTAACTTATTACCGTGGTCGGATTTATCACCGTTAATTGATGCGCTTAACCGTTATATATCGCGATTAAAACGCATGGTAAGGCGCCAAGAACGCTTTAGTGCGGATGCCTCTCATCAATTAAAAACACCATTAACTGTGTTAAAAACCCAAGTGTCCGTTGCCATTAATACTAAAGATGAAAGCCAGCGCCAACAAAGCTTACAAGCGATCAATCAAACGCTGGATAACACCATTGTGCTGACGGATAGGCTTTTGCAATTATCCCGCTTAAAAGCTCATGAAAAATCGGCAGTTAGCCAATATAGGGCAATTAACTTAGTGGAGATTGTGCATCAAGCCTGTTTTACTCGACTCGGGCAGGCGGAAAGCCAGCGAATTGATTTGGGCTATGAAGGGCTTGATACAGCTTGGATTAAAGGGGAACCTATTTTGTTGGCTGAGATGTGCGCCAATTTAATTGATAACGCGATTAAATATACCCCTGAAGGCGGGGTGGTGACTGTGCGAGTGGTGAATAATGAAAGCACTCAGCAACTTGTTTTAGAGGTTGAAGATTCTGGGCCTGGTATTCCTGATGCGAAAATTAGCCGCTCCATGGAGGCATTTACACGGTTAAATAATGCATTAGGGAAAGAGGGAGCAGGGCTTGGCTTAGCGCTGGTAAAAGATATTGCCAGTTACCATGACTCAGAGCCACAATTATTGAAAAGTGAATCATTGGGTGGGTTGCTTGTACGCATTGCTTTTACCGCAAGTCATGCGCCAAATCGTTAA